The Chlorocebus sabaeus isolate Y175 chromosome 1, mChlSab1.0.hap1, whole genome shotgun sequence genome includes a region encoding these proteins:
- the SCGB1A1 gene encoding uteroglobin, translating into MKLAVTLPLVTLALCCSSASAEICPTFLRVIESLFLDTPSSFEAAMGFFSPDQDMSEAGAQLKKLVDTLPAKARDSIIKLMVTSALHFTLVRSGFSKWGCRVAPVFRPVSNPERRVTVPLSPGRQHSDLF; encoded by the exons ATGAAACTCGCTGTCACCCTCCCCCTGGTGACGCTGGCTCTCTGCTGCAGCTCCG CTTCCGCAGAGATCTGCCCGACCTTTCTGCGTGTCATTGAATCCCTGTTCCTGGACACACCCTCCAGTTTTGAGGCTGCCATGGGATTTTTCAGCCCCGATCAAGACATGAGTGAGGCAGGGGCTCAGCTGAAGAAGCTGGTGGACACCCTCCCCGCAAAGGCCAGAGACAGCATCATTAAGCTCATGGTAACCAGCGCCCTTCACTTCACACTGGTTAGAAGTGGCTTCTCCAAATGGGGCTGTAGGGTTGCCCCAGTTTTCAGACCTGTTTCTAATCCAGAGAGGAGAGTCACAGTGCCACTGTCCCCAGGCAGGCAGCACAGTgatcttttttga